A DNA window from Pyramidobacter piscolens W5455 contains the following coding sequences:
- a CDS encoding DMT family transporter, with protein sequence MKENSERAGALYVIASAVLFGLMPLLAKIAYASGANAFTAAFGRFFTGSVMAFAYLEYKGVPLRVGRRQMGELAFLSVFYALTPVLLYLSYGFIGSGLATTLHFTYPVAVMCLMGLFFRARFTPRQVLCAALCAAGIFLLYRPGRSADGFGTALAAASGLLYAGYIIALGRSHLRDVDIFVITFWISVFSAFMIGAFAALTGGLAWNQGASAWAAEAGLGLLATVLALAFFQKGLFLCGEVKASLLSTFEPLTSIAVGLAVYGEAMTPRLAAGMTLILLSSVLLVLGRSQPRNAGDEAKKSLS encoded by the coding sequence GTGAAAGAAAACAGCGAACGCGCCGGGGCGCTGTACGTGATCGCCTCGGCCGTGCTCTTCGGCCTGATGCCGCTGCTTGCCAAGATCGCCTACGCAAGCGGCGCCAACGCCTTCACGGCGGCGTTCGGACGTTTTTTCACAGGCAGCGTCATGGCTTTCGCGTACCTCGAATACAAAGGCGTGCCGCTGCGCGTCGGCCGCCGGCAAATGGGCGAACTCGCCTTTCTGTCGGTCTTTTACGCGCTCACGCCGGTGCTGCTTTACCTGTCTTACGGCTTCATTGGCTCCGGTCTGGCGACGACGCTGCACTTCACCTATCCCGTCGCGGTGATGTGCCTGATGGGCCTGTTCTTCCGCGCCCGCTTCACGCCCCGCCAGGTGCTCTGCGCGGCGCTGTGCGCGGCGGGAATTTTTCTGCTCTACCGCCCCGGGCGGAGCGCCGACGGCTTCGGCACGGCGCTCGCCGCCGCGTCCGGCCTGCTCTACGCGGGCTACATCATCGCGCTGGGACGCAGCCATCTGCGCGACGTCGATATATTTGTGATCACATTTTGGATCTCTGTGTTTTCGGCGTTCATGATCGGCGCGTTCGCGGCTCTGACGGGCGGCCTGGCCTGGAACCAAGGCGCGTCCGCCTGGGCGGCCGAAGCGGGGCTGGGGCTGCTGGCGACCGTGCTGGCGCTGGCCTTTTTTCAGAAGGGGCTGTTCCTCTGCGGCGAGGTGAAAGCGTCGCTGCTGAGCACCTTCGAGCCGCTGACCAGCATCGCCGTCGGCCTGGCCGTTTACGGCGAAGCCATGACGCCGCGTCTCGCCGCCGGCATGACGCTGATCCTGCTGTCGTCCGTGCTCCTCGTGCTGGGCAGGAGCCAGCCGCGGAACGCCGGAGACGAAGCGAAAAAGAGTTTGTCCTGA
- a CDS encoding EamA family transporter produces MRKKLAPMLALGLFSSAVPYGFFAVVLARLDVGQVYTIGLVEPLTAALLGIALLGERMAGGQASGMACQFLCMALTGWDVMRRPRTEDAAARRRVNAKNGGDR; encoded by the coding sequence TTGCGCAAAAAACTGGCGCCGATGCTGGCGCTCGGCCTGTTCTCCTCGGCCGTGCCCTATGGATTCTTTGCCGTGGTCTTGGCGCGGCTCGACGTCGGCCAGGTCTACACCATCGGCCTGGTGGAACCTCTTACGGCGGCGCTGCTGGGAATCGCCCTGCTGGGCGAGCGGATGGCCGGCGGACAGGCGTCGGGCATGGCCTGCCAGTTCCTCTGTATGGCCCTGACCGGCTGGGATGTGATGCGCCGCCCTCGAACAGAAGACGCGGCCGCGCGGCGGCGAGTGAACGCAAAAAACGGCGGCGACCGCTAA
- a CDS encoding HMA2 domain-containing protein, with translation MNNLVESFIPGRVRLRSSLLKSPAAPLILAAFEDLPGVRSVELNRLTGSLLLKYDAAVLTAERLMPALPLLEQIKALEREAPAPACTERLRALLEQLRALIGR, from the coding sequence ATGAATAATCTTGTGGAAAGCTTCATCCCCGGGCGCGTGCGCCTGCGCAGCTCGCTGCTGAAAAGTCCCGCCGCGCCGCTGATCCTCGCGGCCTTCGAGGATTTGCCCGGCGTCCGCAGCGTCGAACTGAACCGGCTCACCGGCAGCCTGCTGCTCAAATACGACGCCGCCGTCCTCACCGCCGAGCGTTTGATGCCGGCCCTGCCGCTGCTCGAACAGATCAAGGCCCTCGAACGCGAAGCTCCCGCGCCGGCGTGCACGGAACGCCTGCGCGCCCTGCTGGAACAGCTGCGTGCCCTGATCGGGCGGTAG